One window from the genome of Streptomyces sp. NBC_00287 encodes:
- a CDS encoding acyl-CoA dehydrogenase family protein — MRRTVFNEDHEAFRETIRAFIEAEVVPVYDEWFAAGQAPRDFYYKLAELGVFGIRVDEEFGGAGIESYKFEAVMYEETARAGVQFGGSGVHVLLGLPYIKMLATDEQKKRFLPKFVSGEEMWALAMTEPGTGSDLAGMKTTAKLSEDGTHYVLNGSKTFITGGVHADRVIVCARTDAPSAEDRRHGISLFAVDTKSEGYSVGRKLDKLGLKTSDTAELAFVDVKVPVEDLLGEENKGFYYLGHNLASERWGIAFGAYAQAKAAVRFAKEYVQDRTVFGKSVASFQNTKFELAACQAEVDAAEAVADRALEALDAGELTPAEAASAKLFCTEVAHRVIDRCLQLHGGYGFMNEYPIARLYADNRVNRIYGGTSEIMKSIIAKDMGL; from the coding sequence GTGCGCCGTACTGTGTTCAACGAGGACCACGAGGCGTTCCGGGAGACCATCCGCGCCTTCATCGAGGCCGAGGTCGTACCGGTGTACGACGAGTGGTTCGCGGCCGGCCAGGCGCCCCGCGACTTCTACTACAAGCTCGCCGAGCTCGGCGTCTTCGGCATCCGCGTCGACGAGGAGTTCGGCGGCGCCGGCATCGAGTCGTACAAGTTCGAGGCCGTCATGTACGAGGAGACCGCGCGCGCGGGCGTCCAGTTCGGCGGCTCCGGTGTGCATGTGCTGCTCGGCCTGCCGTACATCAAGATGCTCGCCACCGACGAGCAGAAGAAGCGGTTCCTGCCGAAGTTCGTCTCCGGTGAGGAGATGTGGGCGCTGGCGATGACCGAGCCGGGCACCGGCTCCGACCTCGCGGGCATGAAGACCACCGCCAAGCTCAGCGAGGACGGCACGCACTACGTCCTCAACGGCTCCAAGACCTTCATCACCGGTGGCGTCCACGCCGACCGCGTGATCGTCTGCGCCCGCACCGACGCGCCCAGCGCCGAGGACCGCCGCCACGGCATCTCCCTGTTCGCCGTGGACACCAAGTCCGAGGGCTACTCCGTCGGCCGCAAGCTCGACAAGCTCGGCCTGAAGACCTCCGACACCGCCGAGCTGGCGTTCGTCGACGTCAAGGTCCCGGTCGAGGACCTGCTCGGCGAGGAGAACAAGGGCTTCTACTACCTCGGCCACAACCTCGCCTCCGAGCGCTGGGGCATCGCCTTCGGCGCCTACGCGCAGGCCAAGGCCGCCGTGCGGTTCGCCAAGGAGTACGTCCAGGACCGCACCGTCTTCGGCAAGTCCGTCGCCTCGTTCCAGAACACCAAGTTCGAGCTGGCCGCCTGCCAGGCCGAGGTCGACGCGGCCGAGGCGGTCGCCGACCGTGCGCTGGAGGCCCTGGACGCCGGTGAGCTGACCCCCGCCGAGGCCGCCTCCGCGAAGCTCTTCTGCACCGAGGTCGCACACCGCGTGATCGACCGCTGCCTCCAGCTGCACGGCGGCTACGGCTTCATGAACGAGTACCCGATCGCCCGCCTGTACGCGGACAACCGCGTGAACCGTATCTACGGCGGCACCAGCGAGATCATGAAGTCGATCATCGCCAAGGACATGGGCCTGTAA
- a CDS encoding phosphatase — translation MPIPGTPSRAELVEHLVRTRIAGDVATPRENNLSHYRKLANGERNWWLGLELGDRWTDEQDVLAVMAERVGVNDDPEYRYGQDTIDPELTVAGLERMAGRLRKAADGGQRVLFATGHPGGLLDVHRATAAALRTAGCEIVVIPDGLQTDEGYVMQFADVAMLEHGATLWHTHSGEPMKAILTALERLGDPLPDLVVADHGWAGYAGRHGVDSVGYADCNDPALFIAEAEGTLQVAVPLDDHVVSPRYYDPMTAYLLAEAGLV, via the coding sequence ATGCCGATACCCGGGACACCCAGCCGCGCCGAGCTCGTCGAACACCTCGTCAGAACCCGTATCGCGGGCGACGTCGCCACCCCCCGCGAGAACAACCTCTCCCATTACCGCAAGCTGGCGAACGGCGAGCGCAACTGGTGGCTCGGCCTGGAGCTGGGTGACCGCTGGACCGACGAGCAGGACGTGCTCGCGGTGATGGCGGAGCGGGTCGGGGTGAACGACGACCCGGAGTACCGCTACGGCCAGGACACCATCGACCCCGAACTGACGGTCGCGGGTCTTGAGCGGATGGCGGGCCGGCTGCGCAAGGCGGCCGACGGCGGCCAGCGCGTGCTGTTCGCCACCGGCCACCCCGGCGGCCTCCTCGATGTGCACCGCGCCACGGCCGCCGCCCTGCGCACGGCCGGCTGCGAGATCGTGGTCATCCCGGACGGGCTGCAGACGGACGAGGGATACGTCATGCAGTTCGCGGACGTGGCGATGCTGGAGCACGGCGCCACCCTGTGGCACACCCACTCCGGCGAACCGATGAAGGCGATCCTCACCGCCCTTGAGCGGCTCGGCGACCCGCTGCCCGACCTGGTCGTCGCCGACCACGGCTGGGCGGGGTACGCGGGCCGGCACGGCGTCGACTCCGTGGGCTACGCCGACTGCAACGACCCGGCCCTCTTCATCGCGGAGGCCGAGGGGACCCTCCAGGTGGCGGTCCCGCTCGACGACCATGTGGTCAGCCCCCGCTACTACGACCCGATGACGGCGTATCTGCTGGCGGAGGCCGGGCTGGTCTAA
- a CDS encoding SACE_7040 family transcriptional regulator yields the protein MATRTDAPTRREQILKEAARLFAERGFHGVGVDEIGAAVGISGPGLYRHFAGKDAMLAELLVGISGQLLTGAKRRLAEADGGGPDEILDSLIEGHIDFALDDRPLITLHDRELDRLRDSDRKLVRQLQRQYVELWVDVVRKVYPALTEPTARSAVHSVFGLLNSTPHLGRPGSLPGRGATSELLHRMARGAFAAAGE from the coding sequence ATGGCCACCAGAACCGACGCACCCACCCGTCGTGAGCAGATCCTCAAGGAGGCCGCGCGGCTGTTCGCCGAGCGCGGCTTCCACGGAGTGGGGGTCGATGAGATAGGCGCAGCCGTCGGCATCAGCGGCCCCGGCCTCTACCGGCACTTCGCGGGCAAGGACGCGATGCTGGCGGAGCTGTTGGTCGGCATCAGCGGCCAACTGCTCACCGGGGCCAAGCGGCGCCTCGCGGAGGCCGACGGCGGAGGTCCCGACGAGATCCTGGACTCCCTCATCGAGGGTCATATCGACTTCGCGCTCGACGACCGCCCTCTGATCACCCTGCACGACCGCGAGCTGGACCGCCTGCGCGACAGCGACCGCAAGCTGGTCCGCCAGCTCCAGCGCCAGTACGTCGAGCTGTGGGTGGACGTGGTCCGCAAGGTCTACCCGGCGCTCACCGAACCCACCGCCCGCTCGGCCGTCCACTCGGTCTTCGGCCTGCTGAACTCCACCCCGCACCTGGGCCGCCCGGGCTCGCTGCCGGGCCGCGGGGCGACCTCGGAGCTGTTGCACCGGATGGCCAGGGGGGCCTTCGCGGCGGCGGGGGAGTAG
- a CDS encoding PucR family transcriptional regulator, which yields MPDPSVPPTPPVPLSALLAREDLSLRQIAGPTDPDIVIHWAHTSEMADPYPYLLGGELLLTAGVHIPEAAGSGTYFDDYVSRIVAAGGTALGFGLAPVHDTVPRALVAACESYDLPLLEVPPQTTFSGVARAVWQLMAQARLAELRRVTEAQQSLAAAASRPDPVPSVLRQLAQRVGGWAGLYGPEGTLVTSAGRDPGAEAEGALAELAGVVRPRRADAAADAAAGSTDSAAAARSGAAPSALAAGSRAAGAAPAAKEAAPRGRGQATPTPTSATDTVADTHLAAYALGPGHGFVLGVAAPQRDPADHTIASVAAVLLSLLTGEQQSGTGAARTSALVRLLLGAAPGDVAPLLGTANWRVVHARPDTPTAPDPVAASALGATLGSPLVDLAKDVVRILVPADRDPAPQPGWTLGVSDPATPEEWPAADTRAARALARARATRTPLARHGTHPALAELVPHDEAEAHARALLQPIAHTPALVDTLRTWLSLHGSWDRTAVALAVHRNTVRQRIARCAALLDTDLDDPDVRMELWFALRQ from the coding sequence ATGCCGGATCCGTCGGTCCCACCCACCCCACCGGTACCGCTGTCGGCGCTCCTGGCCCGAGAGGACCTCTCCCTGCGCCAGATCGCGGGCCCGACGGATCCCGACATCGTGATCCACTGGGCCCACACATCGGAGATGGCGGACCCGTACCCGTACCTGCTGGGCGGCGAGCTCCTGCTCACGGCGGGAGTCCACATCCCGGAGGCGGCCGGCTCGGGCACGTACTTCGACGACTACGTCTCCCGAATCGTCGCGGCAGGCGGCACGGCTCTCGGCTTCGGCCTGGCCCCGGTCCACGACACGGTGCCGCGAGCACTGGTGGCGGCGTGCGAGTCCTACGACCTCCCGCTCCTGGAGGTCCCCCCGCAGACCACATTCTCGGGAGTGGCAAGGGCGGTCTGGCAACTCATGGCCCAGGCCCGCCTGGCCGAACTCCGCCGGGTAACAGAGGCCCAGCAGAGCCTGGCGGCGGCGGCTTCACGCCCGGATCCGGTGCCGTCGGTGCTGCGGCAGCTGGCTCAGCGGGTGGGGGGATGGGCGGGGCTGTACGGCCCCGAGGGCACCCTGGTGACGTCGGCGGGACGGGACCCGGGGGCGGAGGCGGAGGGGGCGCTGGCGGAGCTGGCGGGGGTGGTACGTCCGCGGAGGGCGGATGCCGCCGCAGACGCAGCCGCGGGCAGCACGGACTCGGCCGCAGCTGCGCGCAGCGGCGCCGCCCCATCCGCCCTAGCTGCGGGCAGTCGTGCCGCTGGGGCGGCGCCCGCTGCCAAAGAAGCGGCACCCCGCGGGCGCGGGCAAGCGACACCCACCCCCACCTCGGCGACAGACACAGTCGCGGACACCCACCTCGCCGCATACGCCCTGGGCCCAGGACATGGCTTCGTCCTCGGCGTAGCCGCCCCCCAAAGGGACCCCGCCGACCACACCATCGCCTCAGTCGCCGCCGTACTCCTCTCCCTCCTCACCGGAGAACAACAGAGCGGCACAGGGGCAGCCCGCACCTCCGCGCTGGTCCGCCTGCTGCTCGGCGCCGCACCGGGAGACGTGGCCCCCCTCCTCGGCACGGCCAACTGGCGAGTCGTACACGCCCGCCCCGACACCCCTACCGCCCCCGACCCCGTAGCCGCCTCCGCCCTGGGCGCCACCCTCGGCTCCCCCCTCGTCGACCTCGCGAAAGACGTCGTACGCATCCTCGTCCCCGCCGACCGCGACCCCGCCCCCCAACCCGGCTGGACCCTGGGCGTCAGCGACCCCGCAACCCCCGAAGAGTGGCCCGCCGCAGACACCCGCGCCGCCCGCGCACTGGCCCGCGCCCGAGCCACCCGCACCCCGCTCGCCCGCCACGGCACCCACCCCGCCCTCGCCGAACTCGTCCCGCACGACGAGGCCGAGGCCCACGCCCGCGCCCTCCTCCAACCCATCGCCCACACCCCCGCGCTGGTCGACACGCTCCGCACCTGGCTCTCCCTGCACGGCAGTTGGGACCGCACCGCCGTCGCCCTCGCCGTGCACCGCAACACCGTCCGCCAGCGCATCGCGAGGTGCGCGGCGTTGCTCGACACGGACCTCGACGACCCCGACGTACGCATGGAGCTGTGGTTCGCCCTCCGTCAGTGA
- a CDS encoding sodium:solute symporter, with protein MAVDYTVIVVYLVGMLAMGWWGMRRAKSKSEFLVAGRRLGPAMYSGTMAAIVLGGASTIGGVGLGYQYGLSGAWMVFTIGLGLLALSVFFSARIARLKVYTVSEMLDLRYGGRAGVISGLVMWAYTLMLAVTSTIAYATIFDVLFDMNRTLAIVLGGSIVVAYSTLGGMWSITLTDMVQFVVKTIGVLLLLLPIAVVKAGGFSEMKAQLPTEYFDPLGIGGETIFTYVLIYTFGMLIGQDIWQRVFTARSDRTAKWGGTVAGTYCLVYALAGAVIGTAAKVLYPNLASADDAFATIVKDELPMGVRGLVLAAALAAVMSTSSGALIACATVANNDIWSRLRGIVKPGGEEHDEVKGNRVFILIMGLAVIATAIALNNVVEALTVAYNLLVGGLLVPILGGLLWKRGTAQGALASVVVGGLAVVGLMATYGILANEPVYYGLLSSLAAYVAVSLMTKPTDAAVLAAWRERLAGRAPEPELASDPVPAHQ; from the coding sequence ATGGCCGTCGACTACACAGTGATCGTCGTCTATCTGGTCGGCATGCTTGCCATGGGCTGGTGGGGCATGCGCCGCGCCAAGTCCAAGAGCGAGTTCCTGGTCGCCGGGCGTCGGCTCGGTCCGGCCATGTACTCGGGCACCATGGCCGCCATCGTCCTCGGCGGCGCGTCCACCATCGGCGGCGTCGGCCTCGGGTACCAGTACGGGCTCTCCGGCGCCTGGATGGTCTTCACCATCGGCCTCGGGCTCCTCGCCCTCTCCGTCTTCTTCTCCGCCCGGATCGCCCGGCTCAAGGTCTACACCGTCTCCGAGATGCTCGATCTCCGGTACGGCGGCCGGGCCGGCGTGATCTCCGGCCTGGTCATGTGGGCGTACACCCTCATGCTCGCCGTCACCTCGACGATCGCCTACGCCACGATCTTCGACGTGCTCTTCGACATGAACCGCACGCTCGCCATCGTCCTCGGCGGCTCGATCGTCGTGGCGTACTCCACGCTCGGCGGCATGTGGTCGATCACCCTCACCGACATGGTGCAGTTCGTGGTGAAGACCATCGGCGTGCTCCTGCTGCTGCTCCCCATCGCCGTCGTCAAGGCCGGTGGGTTCAGTGAGATGAAGGCACAGCTGCCCACCGAGTACTTCGACCCGCTGGGCATCGGCGGCGAGACGATCTTCACCTACGTGCTCATCTACACCTTCGGCATGCTCATCGGGCAGGACATCTGGCAGCGCGTCTTCACCGCGCGCAGCGACCGGACCGCCAAGTGGGGCGGCACGGTGGCCGGAACCTACTGCCTCGTCTACGCCCTCGCCGGCGCCGTCATCGGTACGGCAGCCAAGGTGCTCTACCCGAACCTGGCCAGCGCCGACGACGCCTTCGCCACCATCGTCAAGGACGAACTCCCCATGGGTGTTCGGGGCTTGGTGCTGGCCGCGGCCCTGGCCGCCGTGATGTCGACCTCCTCCGGCGCGCTCATCGCCTGCGCCACCGTCGCCAACAACGACATCTGGTCGCGGCTGCGCGGCATAGTCAAGCCCGGGGGCGAAGAGCACGACGAGGTCAAGGGCAACCGCGTCTTCATCCTCATCATGGGTCTCGCGGTCATCGCCACGGCCATCGCGCTGAACAATGTCGTCGAGGCGCTGACGGTCGCGTACAACCTCCTCGTCGGCGGACTGCTCGTACCGATCCTCGGCGGGCTGCTGTGGAAGCGCGGCACCGCCCAGGGCGCCCTCGCCTCGGTGGTCGTCGGCGGCCTCGCGGTCGTCGGCCTGATGGCGACGTACGGAATCCTCGCCAACGAACCCGTCTACTACGGCCTGCTGTCTTCCCTCGCGGCCTACGTCGCCGTCTCCTTGATGACAAAGCCCACCGACGCCGCAGTCCTCGCCGCCTGGCGCGAGCGCCTCGCCGGACGGGCACCCGAACCCGAACTCGCGTCCGACCCCGTCCCGGCTCACCAGTAG
- a CDS encoding acyl-CoA thioesterase: protein MSQALHDLLDLLDLEQIEENIFRGQSRSAVVPRVFGGQVAAQALVAAGRTVPEDRLAHSLHAYFLRIGDPGAPIVYTVDRMNDGRSFTARRVVAVQHGQPIFALSASFQRVEEGFEHQTPMPDAPDPATLPTSEERLSGYGHLDRAVVEKFLEARAAVDVRYVDEPPYGKFGEPREPHSQVWFRTNGKLGDDPLLHVVLATYVSDMTLLDSVLLAHGRGGWAVGDVVGASLDHAMWFHRPFRADEWLLYDQQSPSASGGRGLGQARIYTQDGRLAISVIQEGVVRAPRG, encoded by the coding sequence ATGAGCCAGGCACTACACGATCTCCTCGATCTGCTCGACCTCGAGCAGATCGAGGAGAACATCTTCCGCGGCCAGTCCCGGTCCGCCGTCGTTCCACGCGTCTTCGGCGGACAGGTCGCGGCCCAGGCGCTCGTCGCCGCCGGGCGGACGGTCCCCGAGGACCGACTCGCCCACTCCCTGCACGCGTACTTCCTGCGCATCGGCGACCCCGGCGCGCCCATCGTCTACACCGTCGACCGCATGAACGACGGCCGCTCCTTTACGGCCCGCCGGGTGGTCGCCGTCCAGCACGGACAGCCGATCTTCGCCCTGTCCGCCTCCTTCCAGCGCGTGGAGGAGGGCTTCGAGCACCAGACCCCGATGCCCGACGCCCCCGACCCCGCGACGCTCCCCACCTCCGAGGAACGGCTGAGCGGCTACGGCCATCTCGACCGCGCTGTCGTGGAGAAGTTCCTGGAGGCACGCGCCGCCGTCGATGTGCGCTACGTCGACGAACCCCCGTACGGGAAGTTCGGCGAGCCGCGCGAACCGCACTCCCAGGTGTGGTTCCGCACCAACGGCAAGCTGGGCGACGACCCGCTGCTGCACGTCGTACTCGCCACGTACGTCTCCGACATGACGCTGCTGGACTCGGTCCTGCTGGCGCACGGGCGTGGGGGATGGGCCGTAGGGGACGTGGTGGGCGCGTCCCTGGACCATGCGATGTGGTTCCACCGCCCGTTCCGTGCCGACGAGTGGCTGCTGTACGACCAGCAGTCCCCGTCGGCCTCCGGCGGCCGCGGCCTCGGTCAGGCCCGCATCTACACCCAGGACGGCCGCCTGGCCATCTCGGTCATCCAGGAGGGCGTGGTCCGCGCCCCCCGGGGTTAG